One genomic region from Salvia hispanica cultivar TCC Black 2014 chromosome 2, UniMelb_Shisp_WGS_1.0, whole genome shotgun sequence encodes:
- the LOC125203862 gene encoding uncharacterized protein LOC125203862 isoform X1, with the protein MMGVMLPDCIAIQETYDTSRCYLYYNEKERLVYAGEQSVFSTLVKIEVERATRNPNYVHLRFSNFNRYWSKRENSNVVVAESKQPVEDIKDPSCTLFQPVQAPGREAGLFSLNHVPTGQRVSVAFRTWDVYVRENPPDCVSILTYVDWSTLVKLPARVAFKGDNGRYLRGISKDGNNYMQFSSNDPNDWSSGHKVYLMPNGYVRITSDHWRGQFWRRSPSWIWADSDQSSINNRDTLFWPVKVDDNNTIALRNAGNNQYCSRLSSRWKRDMLTAGAQNITKEARLVVQELVSKRNICNVRYQMQDARIYDELPYVAGTSIVTNTGRQEATMAVQVTYQDQKSYTFSRSFSLTAGVEATIKAGVPFIAEGAIKVSFNINAALQWAETTTTTTSVMASNSVPVPARSTATIQYVGTKGTCDVPYSYTQQDKSSANGSVSYTEQADGIYKGTSCYNFRFVIKSTQRLD; encoded by the exons ATGATGGGCGTCATGCTTCCAGATTGCATTGCTATTCAAGAAACTTATGATACTAGTAGATGTTATTTATACTACAACGAAAAAGAAAGGTTAGTATATGCTGGGGAGCAGAGTGTGTTTAGCACGCTCGTGAAGATAGAAGTGGAACGAGCAACAAGAAACCCCAACTACGTTCACCTCCGATTTAGTAATTTCAACAGGTATTGGTCGAAGAGGGAGAACAGCAACGTCGTCGTTGCTGAATCAAAGCAGCCCGTGGAAGACATAAAGGATCCTTCATGCACGTTGTTCCAGCCGGTTCAGGCACCTGGTCGGGAGGCAGGTTTGTTTTCATTGAATCACGTTCCGACCGGTCAGCGTGTGTCGGTAGCTTTCAGGACCTGGGACGTTTACGTGAGGGAAAACCCCCCAGATTGCGTCAGTATACTAACTTATGTGGATTGGAGTACATTGGTGAAACTGCCTGCCCGTGTGGCTTTCAAAGGAGATAACGGCAG GTACCTCAGAGGAATATCCAAGGATGGGAACAACTACATGCAGTTCTCATCAAATGATCCTAATGACTGGTCATCCGGCCACAAGGTGTATCTCATGCCCAACGGATATGTCCGGATAACATCGGATCACTGGAGGGGCCAGTTTTGGAGGCGCAGTCCTAGCTGGATATGGGCCGATTCCGATCAGTCTTCCATCAACAATCGCGACACTCTCTTCTGGCCGGTCAAAGTAGACGACAACAACACAATTGCACTCCGCAATGCGGGCAACAACCAATACTGCTCTCGTCTCTCCTCCAGATGGAAGCGCGACATGTTAACTGCGGGCGCCCAGAACATCACCAAGGAAGCAAGACTGGTGGTGCAAGAGCTCGTGTCCAAAAGAAACATCTGCAACGTCAGATATCAGATGCAGGATGCTAGGATATACGACGAGCTGCCTTACGTGGCGGGCACATCCATTGTCACTAACACCGGCAGACAGGAGGCTACTATGGCTGTTCAGGTTACGTATCAAGACCAGAAATCTTATACTTTTAGCCGTAGCTTTTCTTTAACAGCCGGGGTGGAAGCCACCATCAAAGCTGGCGTGCCCTTTATTGCGGAAGGAGCGATCAAAGTCTCTTTTAATATAAACGCCGCCCTCCAGTGGGCAGagaccaccaccaccaccacatcAGTTATGGCTTCGAATTCGGTTCCTGTACCTGCGAGGAGTACCGCTACGATACAATATGTCGGGACGAAGGGCACCTGCGATGTTCCTTATTCCTACACACAGCAAGACAAGAGCTCCGCCAATGGCAGTGTTTCTTACACTGAGCAGGCTGATGGTATTTACAAAGGCACCAGTTGTTACAACTTCCGCTTTGTTATCAAATCCACTCAGCGCCTTGACTGA
- the LOC125203862 gene encoding uncharacterized protein LOC125203862 isoform X2 yields the protein MMGVMLPDCIAIQETYDTSRCYLYYNEKERLVYAGEQSVFSTLVKIEVERATRNPNYVHLRFSNFNRYWSKRENSNVVVAESKQPVEDIKDPSCTLFQPVQAPGREAGLFSLNHVPTGQRVSVAFRTWDVYVRENPPDCVSILTYVDWSTLVKLPARVAFKGDNGRGISKDGNNYMQFSSNDPNDWSSGHKVYLMPNGYVRITSDHWRGQFWRRSPSWIWADSDQSSINNRDTLFWPVKVDDNNTIALRNAGNNQYCSRLSSRWKRDMLTAGAQNITKEARLVVQELVSKRNICNVRYQMQDARIYDELPYVAGTSIVTNTGRQEATMAVQVTYQDQKSYTFSRSFSLTAGVEATIKAGVPFIAEGAIKVSFNINAALQWAETTTTTTSVMASNSVPVPARSTATIQYVGTKGTCDVPYSYTQQDKSSANGSVSYTEQADGIYKGTSCYNFRFVIKSTQRLD from the exons ATGATGGGCGTCATGCTTCCAGATTGCATTGCTATTCAAGAAACTTATGATACTAGTAGATGTTATTTATACTACAACGAAAAAGAAAGGTTAGTATATGCTGGGGAGCAGAGTGTGTTTAGCACGCTCGTGAAGATAGAAGTGGAACGAGCAACAAGAAACCCCAACTACGTTCACCTCCGATTTAGTAATTTCAACAGGTATTGGTCGAAGAGGGAGAACAGCAACGTCGTCGTTGCTGAATCAAAGCAGCCCGTGGAAGACATAAAGGATCCTTCATGCACGTTGTTCCAGCCGGTTCAGGCACCTGGTCGGGAGGCAGGTTTGTTTTCATTGAATCACGTTCCGACCGGTCAGCGTGTGTCGGTAGCTTTCAGGACCTGGGACGTTTACGTGAGGGAAAACCCCCCAGATTGCGTCAGTATACTAACTTATGTGGATTGGAGTACATTGGTGAAACTGCCTGCCCGTGTGGCTTTCAAAGGAGATAACGGCAG AGGAATATCCAAGGATGGGAACAACTACATGCAGTTCTCATCAAATGATCCTAATGACTGGTCATCCGGCCACAAGGTGTATCTCATGCCCAACGGATATGTCCGGATAACATCGGATCACTGGAGGGGCCAGTTTTGGAGGCGCAGTCCTAGCTGGATATGGGCCGATTCCGATCAGTCTTCCATCAACAATCGCGACACTCTCTTCTGGCCGGTCAAAGTAGACGACAACAACACAATTGCACTCCGCAATGCGGGCAACAACCAATACTGCTCTCGTCTCTCCTCCAGATGGAAGCGCGACATGTTAACTGCGGGCGCCCAGAACATCACCAAGGAAGCAAGACTGGTGGTGCAAGAGCTCGTGTCCAAAAGAAACATCTGCAACGTCAGATATCAGATGCAGGATGCTAGGATATACGACGAGCTGCCTTACGTGGCGGGCACATCCATTGTCACTAACACCGGCAGACAGGAGGCTACTATGGCTGTTCAGGTTACGTATCAAGACCAGAAATCTTATACTTTTAGCCGTAGCTTTTCTTTAACAGCCGGGGTGGAAGCCACCATCAAAGCTGGCGTGCCCTTTATTGCGGAAGGAGCGATCAAAGTCTCTTTTAATATAAACGCCGCCCTCCAGTGGGCAGagaccaccaccaccaccacatcAGTTATGGCTTCGAATTCGGTTCCTGTACCTGCGAGGAGTACCGCTACGATACAATATGTCGGGACGAAGGGCACCTGCGATGTTCCTTATTCCTACACACAGCAAGACAAGAGCTCCGCCAATGGCAGTGTTTCTTACACTGAGCAGGCTGATGGTATTTACAAAGGCACCAGTTGTTACAACTTCCGCTTTGTTATCAAATCCACTCAGCGCCTTGACTGA